One window of Solwaraspora sp. WMMA2056 genomic DNA carries:
- a CDS encoding TerC family protein has protein sequence MAVSWWVWAAVMVGVAAMLAVDLYLHRDNHVIEFREALTWSGIWIAAGLLFGVLLWAWQGGDVAGTYYAGYLIEKALSVDNVFVFALIFTYFAVPPAYQHKVLFWGVIGALVFRLVFIFVGAELLETFFWTAYVFGAFLIYTGYTMAFRHSEQTPPDRNPVVRLVRRLVPTDPAYHGDRFFARVNGRRVATLLFVVLVAVEATDLIFAIDSVAAILAITTDTFIVWTANAFAILGLRSLYFCLAGLLRRFVYLHYGLALLLAFAGVKLILSETPVGKLPIPVTLGVIVVTITVSIVWSLRSTRGAGRSPAPVDERPGRVG, from the coding sequence TGTGGGCCGCTGTCATGGTCGGGGTCGCCGCGATGCTCGCGGTCGATCTGTACCTGCACCGCGACAACCATGTCATCGAGTTCCGCGAGGCCCTGACCTGGTCGGGGATCTGGATCGCCGCAGGTCTGCTGTTCGGGGTGCTGCTGTGGGCGTGGCAGGGCGGCGACGTCGCCGGCACGTACTACGCCGGCTACCTGATCGAGAAGGCACTGTCGGTCGACAACGTCTTCGTCTTCGCGTTGATCTTCACGTACTTCGCGGTGCCGCCCGCCTACCAGCACAAGGTGCTGTTCTGGGGGGTCATCGGTGCGTTGGTGTTCCGTCTGGTGTTCATCTTCGTCGGCGCCGAACTGCTCGAGACGTTCTTCTGGACGGCGTACGTGTTCGGCGCGTTCCTCATCTACACCGGTTACACGATGGCGTTCCGCCACAGCGAGCAGACCCCGCCGGACCGCAACCCCGTCGTCCGCCTCGTCCGCCGGCTCGTCCCGACCGACCCGGCCTACCACGGTGACCGGTTCTTCGCCCGCGTGAATGGTCGGCGCGTCGCCACGCTGCTGTTCGTGGTTCTCGTCGCCGTCGAGGCCACCGACCTCATCTTCGCCATCGACTCGGTGGCGGCGATCCTGGCCATCACCACCGACACGTTCATCGTCTGGACCGCCAACGCCTTCGCCATCCTCGGCCTGCGCAGCCTCTATTTCTGCCTCGCCGGGCTGTTGCGCCGCTTCGTGTACCTGCACTACGGTCTGGCCCTCCTGCTGGCCTTCGCCGGAGTGAAGCTGATCCTGTCCGAGACGCCGGTCGGCAAGCTGCCGATCCCGGTGACCCTGGGCGTCATCGTCGTCACCATCACCGTGTCGATCGTGTGGAGCCTGCGCAGCACGCGCGGTGCCGGCCGGTCGCCGGCACCGGTCGACGAGCGGCCCGGCCGGGTCGGCTGA
- a CDS encoding Hsp20/alpha crystallin family protein yields MLMRTDPFREIDRIAEQFFGTSARPAVMHMDAYRDGDWFYAAFDLPGVDPDSIECTVERNVLTVRAERKRPTGDKVELVAAERPMGTFTRQLFLGDTLDTDKLEAGYEAGVLTLRIPVAERAKPRRVSISVGDTGRRQLVN; encoded by the coding sequence ATGTTGATGCGCACCGACCCGTTCCGTGAGATCGACCGGATCGCCGAGCAGTTCTTCGGCACCAGCGCGCGTCCGGCCGTGATGCACATGGACGCCTACCGCGACGGCGACTGGTTCTACGCCGCGTTCGACCTGCCCGGGGTCGACCCGGACAGCATCGAGTGCACCGTGGAGCGCAACGTGCTCACCGTCCGCGCCGAGCGCAAGCGTCCCACTGGAGACAAGGTCGAACTGGTCGCCGCCGAACGCCCGATGGGCACCTTCACCCGTCAGCTGTTCCTCGGCGACACTCTCGACACCGACAAGTTGGAGGCCGGCTACGAGGCCGGTGTGCTGACCCTGCGGATCCCGGTCGCCGAGCGGGCCAAGCCGCGTCGGGTCTCGATCAGCGTCGGCGACACCGGCCGCCGGCAGCTCGTCAACTGA
- a CDS encoding aminoglycoside phosphotransferase family protein has protein sequence MPTDRDDPAASTAFGDDDATEQPLTGGNVAAAVVRVGDTVRRPAGEWTPAVHAYLTHLHDVGFDGAPRPLGIDDAGREVLTYVPGTVPWPDRFDLLRPDAAVRRVGRLLRDLHDAAASFTPPPHARWRRLIPPDGTDLVVHHDPAPWNLVVGDRWAFIDWDTAAPGTRLWDLAYAAKSVVPLTADPAWQPADPGRRLRVLADGYGLDERQRRALVPLLTRRARSMYEFLAAQAAVGAAPWTRLWHEGHGTVWRDDAAYIRAHQRRWADALLG, from the coding sequence GTGCCCACCGACCGCGACGACCCGGCCGCCTCGACGGCCTTCGGCGACGACGACGCCACCGAGCAGCCGTTGACCGGCGGAAACGTCGCCGCCGCCGTGGTCCGCGTCGGGGACACCGTGCGCCGCCCCGCCGGCGAGTGGACCCCGGCCGTGCACGCCTACCTCACCCACCTGCACGACGTCGGCTTCGACGGCGCGCCCCGCCCGCTGGGCATCGACGACGCCGGCCGCGAGGTGCTGACCTACGTACCGGGAACGGTTCCCTGGCCGGACCGGTTCGACCTGCTCAGGCCCGACGCCGCGGTACGCCGGGTCGGTCGACTCCTGCGTGACCTGCACGACGCGGCGGCCAGCTTCACCCCGCCGCCGCACGCCCGGTGGCGACGGCTCATCCCACCCGACGGCACCGACCTGGTCGTCCACCACGACCCGGCCCCGTGGAACCTGGTCGTCGGCGACCGGTGGGCGTTCATCGACTGGGACACCGCCGCGCCGGGCACCCGGCTGTGGGACCTGGCGTACGCGGCCAAGAGCGTCGTGCCACTCACCGCCGACCCGGCGTGGCAGCCGGCCGACCCCGGCCGGCGGCTACGCGTCCTCGCCGACGGCTACGGGCTCGACGAGCGGCAACGCCGGGCGCTCGTGCCGCTGCTGACCCGCCGCGCCCGGTCGATGTACGAGTTCCTCGCCGCCCAGGCCGCCGTCGGCGCCGCACCGTGGACCCGACTGTGGCACGAGGGCCACGGCACCGTCTGGCGCGACGACGCCGCCTACATCCGGGCCCACCAGCGTCGCTGGGCCGACGCCCTACTCGGTTGA
- a CDS encoding Clp protease N-terminal domain-containing protein, producing the protein MPKINVYLPDDLADAVRDTGIPVSAVCQQALEQAVRRVAAVRAIPLAELDAEQLAARLPHLTVRLRDVLLRARDQARAAGAAEVGTGHLLAALLDEGDNLGVRVLRTLDVSPAALAARSTTTDSAPGDAAATLDATGAPTRWSVTGAGALELAVTEATALGHNYVGCEHLLLGLVAEPDGAAGRVLRESGADLRATRRAVAAALVGYAHLRAQTAGASPASGGAGAGAAPVGAEAVAALVRRELAPVLARLERLEQRAGASTE; encoded by the coding sequence ATGCCCAAAATCAACGTCTACCTGCCCGACGATCTCGCCGACGCGGTCCGCGACACCGGGATCCCGGTGTCGGCGGTCTGCCAGCAGGCACTCGAACAGGCCGTCCGGCGGGTCGCCGCAGTCCGGGCGATCCCCTTGGCCGAGCTCGACGCCGAGCAGTTGGCGGCGCGGCTGCCGCACCTGACCGTCCGGCTGCGCGACGTCCTGCTGCGGGCCCGGGACCAGGCCCGGGCCGCCGGCGCCGCCGAGGTCGGGACCGGACATCTGCTGGCGGCACTGCTCGACGAGGGCGACAACCTGGGCGTACGGGTGCTGCGCACGCTCGACGTGTCGCCGGCCGCACTGGCGGCCCGGTCGACGACGACGGACAGCGCACCCGGGGACGCAGCGGCGACGCTGGACGCGACCGGCGCGCCGACGCGGTGGTCGGTCACCGGGGCGGGCGCGCTGGAACTGGCCGTCACCGAGGCGACCGCGCTCGGGCACAACTACGTCGGCTGCGAGCATCTGCTGCTCGGACTGGTCGCCGAACCGGACGGTGCCGCCGGACGGGTGCTGCGGGAGTCCGGTGCCGACCTGCGGGCGACCCGCCGGGCGGTCGCGGCGGCCCTGGTCGGGTACGCGCATCTGCGTGCCCAGACCGCCGGTGCCTCGCCCGCCTCCGGCGGCGCGGGCGCGGGAGCCGCGCCGGTCGGGGCGGAGGCCGTCGCGGCCCTGGTCCGCCGCGAGTTGGCGCCGGTCCTCGCCCGGCTGGAGCGGTTGGAGCAGCGGGCCGGAGCGTCAACCGAGTAG